From the Teredinibacter turnerae T7901 genome, one window contains:
- a CDS encoding acyltransferase family protein, with protein MQNMRYHEFDWLRVGAFALLIFYHTGMYYVADWGWHYKSLHQSESLQFLMLWSNQWRMSLLFIISGFAVATMLQRKKPSRFFIQQPTRLIVPLIFGMLVVVVPQVYIEAVHIGLIERGYSYLSFWGAYLDQDSPLFEGHKTIDDLHITWNHLWYLPYLLTYSLAAGAAYYAMGSRLRAWLRLVLSQFPAWITVVLLPVILLSLNSRWLYEDYPPTNALFGDYFNHGRYGIAFLFGILIYSQPRCWQWIKHLRHATLPMAILTYGFIAFSFSGGELGEGALVEWLTTGLWALNKWLWLLTILGWAQVIFCRENRAVQYLNRGVYCYYILHQTCILVFAFWLRPYDLPPGIEATALILLTLASCAFAYELLRRIPGAAFVFGIPRKKNESSNRLLTPQTTV; from the coding sequence ATGCAAAATATGCGTTATCACGAGTTCGACTGGCTGCGGGTTGGCGCTTTTGCGCTGCTCATTTTCTACCACACAGGGATGTATTACGTCGCTGATTGGGGCTGGCATTATAAAAGCCTTCACCAAAGCGAGAGCTTACAGTTTCTGATGCTGTGGTCCAACCAGTGGCGAATGTCGCTGCTGTTTATTATCAGCGGTTTCGCTGTCGCCACAATGTTGCAGCGCAAAAAGCCCAGTCGCTTTTTTATTCAACAACCCACACGCCTGATTGTTCCACTCATTTTCGGCATGCTGGTTGTTGTGGTTCCGCAGGTATACATAGAAGCAGTGCACATTGGGCTGATCGAGCGCGGCTACAGTTACCTGTCATTTTGGGGTGCCTACCTGGATCAAGACTCTCCTTTGTTTGAGGGACATAAAACCATCGACGACCTCCATATCACCTGGAACCATCTCTGGTATCTCCCCTATTTGCTGACCTATTCACTTGCAGCCGGCGCAGCGTACTATGCGATGGGGTCGCGCCTGCGGGCGTGGCTACGGCTTGTATTATCGCAATTCCCCGCCTGGATTACCGTTGTGCTGCTGCCGGTTATCCTGCTCAGTTTAAACAGCCGCTGGCTGTACGAGGATTACCCGCCAACCAACGCCCTGTTTGGCGACTACTTTAATCACGGCCGCTATGGCATAGCATTTCTATTCGGCATACTCATTTACTCGCAGCCAAGGTGCTGGCAATGGATTAAGCACCTACGGCATGCGACACTTCCGATGGCCATCCTCACTTATGGGTTTATTGCCTTTAGTTTTTCTGGCGGTGAACTTGGCGAGGGCGCTCTTGTCGAGTGGCTTACAACGGGATTATGGGCACTGAACAAATGGCTTTGGTTACTGACTATTCTCGGCTGGGCGCAAGTAATTTTTTGCCGCGAAAACCGCGCGGTACAATATTTAAACCGCGGGGTTTATTGCTACTACATTTTGCACCAAACCTGCATTCTGGTATTCGCGTTTTGGCTTCGCCCTTACGATCTGCCGCCGGGTATTGAAGCCACTGCGCTGATTCTTCTCACGCTAGCCAGTTGCGCGTTCGCCTACGAGCTTCTTCGTCGAATTCCGGGCGCAGCCTTTGTTTTTGGTATTCCGCGGAAAAAGAATGAATCTTCCAACAGGTTGTTAACACCCCAAACTACCGTTTAA
- a CDS encoding LytR/AlgR family response regulator transcription factor: MTEVQRADKFKQHFLMHQRLWCTVLLLLWGALNVLVLTTTVLMDAASFGRPLPIWEPLCWELTSTTAILLLIWAMTIVLPRWIENKPWYQQALLHLLLTIPFSLVHVLTMMALRKLWYWLAGSLYQPFDAGWWYVLFYEFRKDFMSYFLILFVISGYRLMVLRLRGEATYVPTGEKSVPVEESPPQQLLVKKLGKEFLIHTADIEWVEAAGNYANLHVGAAVYPMRITMARLAELLPAPGFIRIHRSTIVSSRAVAHIEPLDTGDHRVTLKDGKVLSLSRRYREHFRDSLAVGS, from the coding sequence ATGACAGAGGTCCAACGGGCGGATAAATTCAAGCAGCATTTTTTGATGCACCAGCGACTTTGGTGCACGGTGCTGCTGCTTCTTTGGGGCGCACTCAACGTGTTGGTACTCACCACAACTGTGTTGATGGACGCGGCCAGCTTTGGGCGCCCGTTGCCAATCTGGGAACCTCTGTGTTGGGAGTTAACCAGCACAACGGCGATTCTGTTGTTGATCTGGGCGATGACAATCGTCCTGCCCCGCTGGATAGAAAATAAACCCTGGTATCAGCAGGCGCTGTTACATCTGCTATTAACCATACCGTTTTCACTGGTACATGTGCTCACGATGATGGCCTTGCGCAAGCTGTGGTACTGGCTTGCGGGTAGCCTGTATCAGCCGTTCGACGCTGGTTGGTGGTATGTGCTTTTTTACGAGTTCCGCAAAGACTTTATGAGCTACTTCCTCATCCTCTTTGTGATTTCCGGCTACCGACTTATGGTGTTGCGGCTTCGTGGAGAGGCCACCTATGTACCCACGGGAGAAAAGTCGGTGCCCGTGGAGGAAAGTCCGCCCCAGCAACTGCTGGTCAAGAAGCTCGGTAAAGAGTTTTTAATCCACACAGCTGACATAGAATGGGTTGAAGCCGCAGGCAACTACGCCAATCTACATGTGGGCGCGGCGGTGTATCCCATGCGCATTACCATGGCACGGCTCGCCGAACTGCTACCTGCACCTGGTTTTATTCGTATTCACCGCTCGACTATTGTCAGCAGTCGAGCGGTCGCACATATCGAACCGCTGGACACGGGAGATCACCGAGTGACGCTAAAAGATGGTAAGGTTTTGAGCTTGTCCCGCCGCTACCGAGAGCATTTTCGCGATTCGTTAGCCGTTGGCAGCTAG
- a CDS encoding SMP-30/gluconolactonase/LRE family protein, whose protein sequence is MLRSASLLLLTSLLLGCAPELRKGPSGANPFRVEQLNLPAFELAEGPTWDGEDLLFFTDIFASKLYKYNLRTGELATEQEATHAANGMAMDDTGKLWICTQELGRITLYDPKTATLRPLLRGFQGKRFNHPNDITLDDHGGAYFTDPAWDPVKHRHQPVNGIYYVGHDGEAHLLDANLDKPNGILLSKNGKFLYVVDMGTNAFLRYPVVQPGVVAEPEAFATLNTEGVSAAAPDGLEEDADGNIYVATENGIQVFTPTGQFLYRVALPQRPTNLEFIDRAQKEMIVTSANYLFRLRRE, encoded by the coding sequence ATGCTTCGATCAGCTTCGCTATTACTCCTTACCTCGCTACTGCTCGGCTGCGCGCCAGAGCTGCGTAAAGGGCCTTCGGGCGCCAATCCCTTTCGCGTTGAACAACTCAACTTACCGGCCTTTGAGCTAGCGGAAGGGCCAACATGGGATGGAGAGGACCTGCTGTTTTTTACCGATATATTTGCCAGCAAACTGTATAAATATAATTTGCGCACTGGGGAGCTGGCCACCGAACAGGAAGCAACCCACGCCGCCAATGGTATGGCAATGGACGACACGGGAAAGCTTTGGATATGTACTCAGGAGCTTGGTCGCATTACGCTGTACGACCCAAAAACCGCAACCTTGCGCCCATTACTACGTGGCTTCCAGGGGAAACGCTTCAATCACCCCAATGACATCACACTGGACGATCATGGCGGCGCCTATTTTACGGACCCAGCCTGGGACCCGGTAAAGCATCGTCATCAACCAGTTAACGGCATCTACTATGTTGGCCACGACGGTGAAGCCCATTTGCTCGACGCCAATCTGGACAAACCAAACGGGATATTGTTGAGCAAGAACGGCAAATTCCTGTATGTGGTCGACATGGGGACCAACGCGTTCCTGCGCTACCCTGTTGTGCAACCAGGCGTTGTCGCTGAGCCAGAGGCGTTCGCTACCCTCAACACTGAAGGTGTTAGCGCGGCCGCGCCAGATGGGTTGGAGGAAGACGCAGACGGCAATATCTATGTGGCAACAGAAAACGGTATTCAGGTTTTTACACCCACTGGCCAGTTTCTCTACCGCGTGGCTCTGCCGCAACGGCCTACGAATCTGGAGTTTATCGATAGGGCACAAAAGGAAATGATCGTTACCTCGGCGAACTATTTATTTCGACTGCGCCGAGAATGA
- a CDS encoding DNA/RNA non-specific endonuclease gives MNKQALLICGFILTFVATLPAKAAVVSHNYSYFKLWIDCNKRSAVKFDYLLWSDSGNQSRPSAFTTDPYISASCQQKSTKSYESVHSGYDRGHMVASNHMDFSATAIKRANYMTNILPQVSQMNQGAWLKTEEITECYREYTDIRVLGGPVWSAGVKNNYFLSSHGTPTPKKYWKVLIKQDYYGNVIDAIGWIINNDTAATKSKLDNYLKSINAIESATGESIPVPSSFKYMVPSKSWSLPSGCDLS, from the coding sequence ATGAACAAGCAAGCGCTTTTGATTTGTGGATTCATCCTGACTTTCGTGGCCACACTGCCAGCCAAAGCCGCTGTGGTAAGCCACAACTACAGCTACTTCAAATTGTGGATCGATTGCAATAAGCGATCTGCGGTTAAATTCGACTACTTATTATGGTCAGACTCCGGCAATCAAAGTCGGCCATCTGCTTTCACTACCGATCCGTACATCAGTGCCAGCTGTCAGCAAAAATCAACCAAATCATACGAGTCCGTCCACTCCGGGTACGATCGCGGTCACATGGTCGCCTCCAATCATATGGACTTCAGTGCTACCGCAATCAAGCGCGCAAATTACATGACAAATATCCTGCCGCAGGTGAGTCAGATGAATCAGGGCGCCTGGCTAAAAACCGAAGAAATTACCGAATGCTACCGTGAGTATACCGACATCCGCGTGCTCGGCGGCCCGGTTTGGTCTGCCGGTGTGAAAAACAATTATTTCTTAAGCTCCCACGGTACACCAACACCGAAGAAGTACTGGAAAGTGCTGATCAAACAGGACTATTACGGCAACGTTATAGACGCAATCGGTTGGATTATTAACAATGATACCGCAGCAACAAAAAGTAAACTCGATAACTACTTAAAGAGCATCAACGCCATCGAAAGCGCAACCGGTGAAAGCATTCCCGTACCCAGCAGCTTTAAGTACATGGTACCGTCCAAATCCTGGTCGCTGCCTTCCGGGTGTGATTTAAGTTAA